Proteins from a genomic interval of Bos mutus isolate GX-2022 chromosome 15, NWIPB_WYAK_1.1, whole genome shotgun sequence:
- the NCR3LG1 gene encoding natural cytotoxicity triggering receptor 3 ligand 1 yields the protein MAKRAAGRVRWDPVWLLRVLMSVLVLERFQLIAGLLQVEMAGRTQMVFLNENVTIFCKIHDSPHLDIKSMGITWFQKTGKSETYTKLFQYFGNYRETSQRGAWVSLRSLQKGDASLQLPRVQLEDAGEYRCELVVTPQKAQGSVWLEVVAQPVSNLSEQVMVRDNKDRHILCTSSGFYPEHINITWKKWTQNDRHFREFSKNITIDHIVRNEDGTFNITSHLRLKPSLEDNGTIYQCVVWHVSLPTIQSLDFQLILHPESEKKTDWLSIGMIVVIIIGLIILLYIFLKTRSVKCWKWCLLKRVCAHVVQLFMTLWSVVCQAPLSMVFSKQEHWNRLPFPSPGAFPNPEIEPKSPAFQVDSLLLEPLGKLEDERL from the exons ATGGCGAAGAGGGCGGCTGGCCGCGTGCGGTGGGACCCCGTGTGGCTGCTCCGCGTTCTGATGTCGGTGTTGGTGCTGGAGCGCTTCCAGCTCATCGCAG GTTTACTGCAAGTGGAGATGGCAGGGAGGACTCAGATGGTTTTCTTGAATGAAAATGTAACTATCTTTTGCAAGATCCATGATTCTCCACACCTGGACATCAAAAGTATGGGTATCACGTGGTTTCAGAAGACTGGAAAGTCTGAAACCTACACCAAACTGTTTCAGTATTTCGGAAACTACAGGGAGACATCCCAACGTGGAGCCTGGGTGTCTCTACGGAGTCTGCAGAAGGGAGATGCCTCATTGCAGCTGCCTCGTGTGCAGCTGGAGGATGCAGGGGAGTACCGCTGTGAGCTGGTGGTTACTCCTCAGAAGGCCCAGGGGAGTGTCTGGCTGGAGGTTGTAG CTCAGCCAGTCAGCAACTTGTCTGAACAAGTCATGGTGAGAGATAACAAGGACAGACATATTTTGTGTACATCAAGTGGGTTCTACCCAGAGCATATCAACATCACATGGAAAAAGTGGACCCAGAATGATCGCCACTTCAGGGAATTTTCCAAGAACATCACCATTGACCACATAGTCAGGAATGAGGATGGTACATTTAATATCACTAGCCACCTAAGGCTGAAGCCATCTCTGGAAGACAATGGGACCATCTATCAGTGTGTGGTATGGCATGTATCCTTGCCCACAATCCAGAGTTTGGACTTTCAGTTGATTCTACATCCAG AATCTGAGAAGAAAACTGACTGGCTCTCTATTGGAATGATTGTAGTAATCATCATTGGACTGAtcatacttttatatatttttcttaagacAAG GTCAGTAAAATGCTGGAAATGGTGCCTGCTGAAGAGAGTCTGCGCTCAtgttgtccaactcttcatgacatTATggtctgtagtctgccaggctcctctgtccatggtattttccaagcaagaacactggaataggttgccatttccttctccaggggcttttcccaacccagagatcgaaccgaagtctcctgcattccaggtggattctttactgcttgagccactggggaagctggagGATGAGAGACTGTAA
- the KCNJ11 gene encoding ATP-sensitive inward rectifier potassium channel 11, translated as MLSRKGIIPEEYVLTRLAEDPAEPRYRARERKARFVSKNGNCNVAHKNIREQGRFLQDVFTTLVDLKWPYTLLIFTMSFLCSWLLFAMVWWLIAFAHGDLAPGEGAAVPCVTSIHSFSSAFLFSIEVQVTIGFGGRMVTEECPLAILILIVQNIVGLMINAIMLGCIFMKTAQAHRRAETLIFSKHAVIALRHGRLCFMLRVGDLRKSMIISATIHMQVVRKTTSPEGEVVPLHQVDIPMENGVGGNSIFLVAPLIIYHVIDANSPLYDLAPCDLHHHQDLEIIVILEGVVETTGITTQARTSYLADEILWGQRFVPIVAEEDGRYSVDYSKFGNTIKVPTPLCTARQLEEDPSLLDVLTLVRGPLRKRTVAVAKAKPKFSISPDSLS; from the coding sequence ATGCTGTCCCGCAAGGGCATCATCCCCGAGGAGTATGTGCTCACGCGACTAGCAGAGGACCCCGCAGAGCCCCGGTACCGTGCCCGTGAGCGGAAAGCCCGCTTCGTGTCCAAGAACGGCAACTGCAACGTGGCCCACAAGAACATCCGGGAGCAAGGCCGCTTCCTACAGGACGTGTTCACCACGCTGGTGGATCTCAAGTGGCCATACACGCTGCTCATCTTCACCATGTCCTTCCTGTGCAGCTGGCTGCTCTTTGCCATGGTCTGGTGGCTCATCGCCTTCGCCCACGGTGACCTGGCCCCTGGCGAGGGTGCCGCTGTGCCCTGCGTCACCAGCATCCACTCCTTTTCGTCTgccttccttttctccattgaggTCCAGGTGACCATTGGTTTCGGCGGGCGCATGGTGACCGAGGAGTGCCCTCTGGCCATCCTGATCCTCATTGTGCAGAACATCGTGGGGCTCATGATCAACGCCATCATGCTGGGCTGCATCTTCATGAAGACGGCTCAGGCCCACCGGCGGGCCGAGACCCTCATCTTCAGCAAGCATGCGGTCATCGCCCTGCGCCACGGCCGCCTCTGCTTCATGCTGCGCGTGGGCGACCTCCGGAAGAGCATGATCATCAGTGCCACCATCCACATGCAGGTGGTGCGCAAGACCACCAGCCCTGAGGGTGAGGTGGTCCCCCTCCACCAGGTGGACATCCCCATGGAGAATGGTGTGGGGGGCAATAGCATCTTCCTGGTGGCTCCGCTCATCATCTACCACGTCATTGACGCCAACAGCCCGCTCTATGACCTGGCGCCCTGCGACCTGCACCACCATCAGGACCTTGAGATCATCGTCATCCTGGAAGGTGTGGTGGAAACCACGGGCATCACCACCCAGGCCCGCACCTCCTACCTGGCCGACGAGATCTTGTGGGGCCAGCGCTTTGTACCCATTGTGGCCGAGGAGGATGGCCGCTACTCCGTGGACTACTCCAAGTTTGGCAACACTATCAAAGTGCCCACGCCACTCTGCACAGCCCGCCAGCTTGAGGAGGACCCCAGCCTGCTGGATGTCCTGACCCTTGTCCGCGGGCCCTTGCGCAAGCGCACCGTGGCTGTGGCCAAGGCCAAGCCCAAGTTCAGCATCTCTCCAGACTCCCTGTCCTGA